In Novosphingobium sp. RL4, the sequence TAACCACCTGAGCTACCGGCCCAGTCTTCGCCTGAACGGCTTGCTCTCTCAAAAAGAGGGCGGGCCGCAGGCGGCTGAAAGCCAGCTCAGGCAGAATACACAGCATGCGCTGTATATCTCCAGGATGAAGGGACATGAGGACGACGGCATGTTCTTAGAATTGAGCGAAGCTCTTCTCCCGTCTAGCAGGAGCGCTTTCGACCAAATCCTTAGAAAGGAGGTGATCCAGCCGCAGGTTCCCCTACGGCTACCTTGTTACGACTTCACCCCAGTCGCTAAACCCACTGTGGTCGCCTGCCTCTCTTGCGAGTTAGCTCAACGCCTTCGAGTGAATCCAACTCCCATGGTGTGACGGGCGGTGTGTACAAGGCCTGGGAACGTATTCACCGCGGCATGCTGATCCGCGATTACTAGCGATTCCGCCTTCATGCTCTCGAGTTGCAGAGAACAATCCGAACTGAGACGGCTTTTGGAGATTAGCTTGCAGTCGCCTGCTTGCTGCCCACTGTCACCGCCATTGTAGCACGTGTGTAGCCCAGCGTGTAAGGGCCATGAGGACTTGACGTCATCCCCACCTTCCTCCGGCTTATCACCGGCAGTTTCCTTAGAGTGCCCAACTGAATGCTGGCAACTAAGGACGAGGGTTGCGCTCGTTGCGGGACTTAACCCAACATCTCACGACACGAGCTGACGACAGCCATGCAGCACCTGTCACTCATCCAGCCGAACTGAAGGAAAAGATCTCTCTAATCCGCGATGAGGATGTCAAACGCTGGTAAGGTTCTGCGCGTTGCTTCGAATTAAACCACATGCTCCACCGCTTGTGCAGGCCCCCGTCAATTCCTTTGAGTTTTAATCTTGCGACCGTACTCCCCAGGCGGATAACTTAATGCGTTAGCTGCGCCACCCAAATACCAAGTACCCGGACAGCTAGTTATCATCGTTTACGGCGTGGACTACCAGGGTATCTAATCCTGTTTGCTCCCCACGCTTTCGCACCTCAGCGTCAATACTTGTCCAGTCAGTCGCCTTCGCCACTGGTGTTCTTCCGAATATCTACGAATTTCACCTCTACACTCGGAATTCCACTGACCTCTCCAAGATTCTAGTTACCTAGTTTCAAAGGCAGTTCCGGGGTTGAGCCCCGGGCTTTCACCTCTGACTTGAGTAACCGCCTACGCGCGCTTTACGCCCAGTAATTCCGAACAACGCTAGCTCCCTCCGTATTACCGCGGCTGCTGGCACGGAGTTAGCCGGAGCTTATTCTCCAGGTACTGTCATTATCATCCCTGGTAAAAGAGCTTTACAACCCTAAGGCCTTCATCACTCACGCGGCATTGCTGGATCAGGCTTTCGCCCATTGTCCAATATTCCCCACTGCTGCCTCCCGTAGGAGTCTGGGCCGTGTCTCAGTCCCAGTGTGGCTGATCATCCTCTCAGACCAGCTAAGGATCGTCGCCTTGGTAGGCCATTACCCCACCAACTAGCTAATCCTACGCGGGCTCATCCCTGGGCGATAAATCTTTGGTCCGAAGACATCATCCGGTATTAGCAGTAATTTCTCACTGTTATTCCGAACCCAAGGGCAGATTCCCACGCGTTACGCACCCGTGCGCCACTAGATCCGAAGATCTCGTTCGACTTGCATGTGTTAGGCATGCCGCCAGCGTTCGTTCTGAGCCAGGATCAAACTCTCAAGTTTCTGTCACAATCACCAAGGCGCCAGCCCTAAGGCCAACCAACCCAGGCAATCGAACTTCGGGAGCCGATACCTGCACTATGTAAAACGTATGGTTACGTTAGGACATATGAGGCATCGACTTCATACTGGTTACCGGAGCCCAAAGACCCCCGGACCAGGCGCCGTCGCCCACATGTCCCTTCATCTAAAACCTACAATGTCAAAGAGCAGTCCCATCAAGGACCCGCCGACAAAACAACCGGACAACCATCCGTCCCCGATCTTTACCTCGAGGAGCAAGTTGCCCGTAGCTAGTGGCGACCGCTGCGAAACCGTGTGGTCCGCTGCGGTGAGAGGCCCTCTAAGTCCCACCCTCGATTCGGTCAACACCCCTTTTTCAAAAAAATGACACTCAGGTAAAAAAGGTCAGTTTACGGGGAGTTCGGCCTTATCGCCGACAGGATATGGGGTTTGTTCCCGAATTATCAACCGAGGCCCCGTTTGCCTCCAGGCCGAAGGGCCGCCAGAGCTGCCAAACACCGTTTGTTTACCCTGAAACCCTATCACGACCGACACGGCCACCGGTTGGAGAAGGCCGCGATCACGGGATTGCCCAAGAGATGAACTGCCCTTCCCTCAGTGTCGCCATGAGCATCTACAATGGCGAACGGTTCCTGGCGGCAGCCATCGAAAGCGTTCTGGCGCAGAGCTTCGGCGATTTCGAGTTCCTTATCCTCGATGACGGCTCCACTGACGCAACCCCGCGGATCGTGCGGGAATTCGCTGCCCGCGATAGCCGCATCCGCCCGATCATCCGCGAGAACCGGGGGCTCGTTGCAAGCCTCAACGAGCTTCTGCATGACGCGCGTGCGCCGCTGGTGGCACGTATGGATGCCGACGATATCTGCGAACCCGAGCGCTTCGCCAGCCAGGTCGCCTTCCTCGATGCCAATCCGGATTACGGCGTGATCGGGTGCCGCAGCCATGACATCGACGAGAACGATGCGCCCTATCGCGTCAGCGGGCCGGAGCACCCCGATACGCACGAGGCCTTCATCGCCGCGATCAAGGCCCGGCACCCCCTGCTCTGCCACCCCGCCGTCATGTACCGGCGGGAACTGGTGCTTTCGATGGGGGGATATCATGCCGCGTTCCGGCACTGCGAGGATCTCGACCTCTGGCTCAGGCTGGCCTCGGTCACCAAGCTGGCCAGCCTGCCGCAGCGCCTGATCCGCTATCGCCATTACGCCGACCAGGTTTCCCAGCGCCATGTCACCGAGCAGCAAACCGGCGCCGCCATTGCTCTGCTCGCCTGGAAGGAACGAGAGGCCGGGCGGCCCGACCCCACGGCGGACCTCGAACGGCTGCCCCCGATCGACGAGCTCGACGAGCTGTTCGGGCGCGAGGGGATCTCGCGCGCGGTTCGTGCCCGCGTGGCGCCTGACCTGCTCTATTCACCCACGGGGCTTCGAGACGAGGGGTTCGATCTGATCCTGCGTCATCTGAGAGAAGGCGGCGCGCGTGAGGGGATGTGGCGGACGGTCGTGCGGCTGCTGCGGCTCGGCGAACCGCGGCGCGCGCTCCGGCTCGCTGCGACGCTGGCGGCACATTGACATGAGCGAAGACACTGCCCCCACCGACGGCCGCGAACCCGCCGCGATGAGCGTGCGCGGGGCTGCGGCCTGGGCCATGGCGGGACAGTATCTTTCCTTCGCCATGCAGTTCGCGACTTCCGTGGTGATCTCGCGGTTCTTCCTGACACCGGCCGAAGTCGGCCTGTTCTCCATCGCGCTCGCCGCAGCCCTGCTCGTGGCGATCCTCCAGGACTTCGGACTCTCTCGCTACATTTCGGGACTCGCCGTGCTCCACGGGCGGGAAGTGGCCCGGTGCAGTTCGGTGGCGCTGCTGTTCTCGCTGGTGGTCGTTGCGGTGATCTGGGCGCTCGCCTGGCCGATGGCGCACATCTATGCCCAGCCTGCCCTGACGCCCATCCTCCTCATCATCGGGGGCAGCTACTTCTTCCTGCCGCTGACGGTCGTGCCTATGGCGCTGATGGCGCGGGCCATGCAGTTCCGGGGACACTTCGCCATCAATGTCGGCGGCGCCTTCACGCAAGGCGCGGTCGCGGTAGCGCTGGCGGCTGCGGGCGAATCCTCCTTTGCGCTGGCATGGGCCACAGTGGCATCCGCCGCCTCGCGCGGGATCATCGCGCAGTTCCTGCGCCCCGCCCTGCCCTGGCCGCTGCGCGTGGACGGTGCGCGGCCGGTGCTGAGCTTCGGCGCCCGTTCCAGCGTGCTCTACCTGACCGGTGCACTGGGCACGCGCAGCCCGGACCTGATCCTCGGAAAGCTGCTGAACATCGCCGCCGTCGGGTTCTACAGCCGCGCGGCCAGCCTGTCCGACCAGTTCCGCACGCTGATCTCGGGCGCCATCGGCAGCGTGTTCTTCCCCGCCTTCGCCCGTATCCGCGACCGGGGGGAGCCGCTTGGCCCCGCATATCTCAGGGTCTGTGCAGGCTATTCGGCCGTCATCTGGCCCGGCATGGCGGGGCTCGCACTGGCAGCAGACCCGCTGGTCCGCATTCTTTACGGCGAAGCGTGGATGCGCACGGCGCCGCTGCTGACGATGATCTCGCTCACCGAAATCATGCTGATCGCCCTGCCGCTGGTGAGCGACCTGCCGATCCTGCTGGGACGGCTCAACCGCCTGCTCGCCTTCAACATCGCCGATACCGTGCTTTCCATCGCGCTTCTGGCGTTCGGCTGCCTCTGGGGGCTGGAGGGCGCCGCGGCCTCGCGCCTTGTCTACGGTGCGCTCTGGCTCGGCCTCTATGCGCGCTTCATTCACGGACTGGTTCGCTTCGACGTGCGCGCCCTGCTGCACATCTATGCCCGCAGCGCCGCCGCGACGCTGGCCGCAATCGCCCCGCTGACGCTGTGCTACCTGTTCTGGACGCCGCCCGCGCAGCTCGGCTTCGCCATGCTGCTCGCCACCACGATCGCCGGCGTGGCGGCTTGGCTGGCGACGCTGTTCCTGCTGCGCCACCCCGCGCTCGACGACCTCCTCGGCCTCGCCTCATCGCTGCCTTTCGCGCGGACCGTCGCCAACCGCCTCCAGGCCGCTCGTTGAGCGCAGCCGCACAGAGACCTGCACCGATGGACGAAACGATCTCCCTTTCCGCCTGCCACGTCGCCGAGGACCGGGGGATCGTGCGCCAGTCTCCCCGGCCGGAG encodes:
- a CDS encoding glycosyltransferase family 2 protein; this translates as MSIYNGERFLAAAIESVLAQSFGDFEFLILDDGSTDATPRIVREFAARDSRIRPIIRENRGLVASLNELLHDARAPLVARMDADDICEPERFASQVAFLDANPDYGVIGCRSHDIDENDAPYRVSGPEHPDTHEAFIAAIKARHPLLCHPAVMYRRELVLSMGGYHAAFRHCEDLDLWLRLASVTKLASLPQRLIRYRHYADQVSQRHVTEQQTGAAIALLAWKEREAGRPDPTADLERLPPIDELDELFGREGISRAVRARVAPDLLYSPTGLRDEGFDLILRHLREGGAREGMWRTVVRLLRLGEPRRALRLAATLAAH
- a CDS encoding oligosaccharide flippase family protein, whose protein sequence is MSEDTAPTDGREPAAMSVRGAAAWAMAGQYLSFAMQFATSVVISRFFLTPAEVGLFSIALAAALLVAILQDFGLSRYISGLAVLHGREVARCSSVALLFSLVVVAVIWALAWPMAHIYAQPALTPILLIIGGSYFFLPLTVVPMALMARAMQFRGHFAINVGGAFTQGAVAVALAAAGESSFALAWATVASAASRGIIAQFLRPALPWPLRVDGARPVLSFGARSSVLYLTGALGTRSPDLILGKLLNIAAVGFYSRAASLSDQFRTLISGAIGSVFFPAFARIRDRGEPLGPAYLRVCAGYSAVIWPGMAGLALAADPLVRILYGEAWMRTAPLLTMISLTEIMLIALPLVSDLPILLGRLNRLLAFNIADTVLSIALLAFGCLWGLEGAAASRLVYGALWLGLYARFIHGLVRFDVRALLHIYARSAAATLAAIAPLTLCYLFWTPPAQLGFAMLLATTIAGVAAWLATLFLLRHPALDDLLGLASSLPFARTVANRLQAAR